In a single window of the Mesorhizobium shangrilense genome:
- a CDS encoding MFS transporter, translated as MDATNHTASAQRGRWAVAAMFFINGFIIGSWSAQIPAYMMRLDISEATFGLLILSFGLGAVSSMPCAGLIMARAGSRPVVLPLAFLAVFGLPLVTLAPGVFASTAALFLLGAVLGGMDVAMNANAVTVERRLKRPIMSSTHGFWSLGGFVGSGIGGFLIQTQGYAVHALLVAAVTGIVVAVAAPHIVGGDRPASAEGGGRSALPVLPTIYMVGLIGMICVVPEVTLRNWAALFMEQDLGADIGVAGLAFALYSGAMAVMRFFGDGIRQRFGAVLTLRASCVLTAAGMLAASLSPWTLPALAAFAVAGIGAANMIPIAFSAAGNHEGMAPSTGMSVATTMASTGVLIAPSVVGLVAEHTGIGPVFAGVAALLLCATAFASVVHRADFRHA; from the coding sequence ATGGACGCCACCAATCATACTGCCAGTGCGCAACGCGGGCGCTGGGCTGTCGCCGCGATGTTCTTCATCAACGGCTTCATAATAGGAAGCTGGTCCGCGCAAATACCCGCCTACATGATGCGTCTCGACATCAGCGAAGCCACATTCGGCCTGCTGATACTCAGCTTTGGACTGGGTGCAGTGAGTTCGATGCCTTGCGCAGGTCTCATCATGGCGCGCGCCGGCTCGCGTCCGGTGGTCCTGCCGCTCGCTTTCCTCGCCGTGTTCGGATTGCCGCTCGTCACGCTGGCTCCGGGCGTGTTCGCCTCCACGGCCGCATTGTTCCTATTGGGGGCCGTCCTCGGCGGCATGGACGTTGCGATGAACGCCAACGCGGTCACCGTCGAACGACGCCTGAAGCGACCCATCATGTCGTCGACGCACGGTTTCTGGAGCTTGGGCGGCTTCGTCGGCAGCGGTATCGGCGGCTTTCTGATCCAGACCCAAGGCTATGCGGTGCACGCCCTGCTGGTGGCAGCGGTGACCGGGATCGTCGTTGCGGTTGCGGCCCCTCATATCGTCGGCGGCGACCGCCCCGCCTCGGCAGAGGGCGGCGGGCGGTCGGCCCTCCCGGTGCTGCCGACGATCTACATGGTGGGCCTGATCGGCATGATCTGCGTCGTCCCCGAGGTGACCTTGCGCAATTGGGCGGCGCTTTTCATGGAACAGGATCTCGGCGCCGATATCGGCGTGGCCGGTCTTGCCTTTGCCCTCTACTCGGGAGCGATGGCGGTCATGCGGTTTTTCGGCGACGGCATTCGTCAGCGCTTCGGAGCGGTGCTCACCCTGCGCGCGTCATGCGTTCTGACGGCCGCCGGAATGCTGGCGGCCTCGCTTTCGCCCTGGACCCTACCGGCCCTGGCGGCCTTCGCGGTCGCCGGGATCGGTGCGGCGAACATGATCCCGATCGCCTTCTCGGCAGCCGGAAACCATGAGGGCATGGCGCCGTCTACCGGGATGAGCGTCGCCACCACCATGGCGTCAACCGGCGTTCTGATCGCACCATCCGTTGTCGGGCTGGTGGCCGAGCACACCGGTATCGGTCCGGTGTTCGCCGGCGTCGCCGCCTTGCTGCTCTGCGCGACGGCGTTCGCATCGGTGGTGCACCGCGCGGATTTCAGACACGCGTGA
- a CDS encoding SH3 domain-containing protein: MRFPAENARRPRTVIQWQDDGPAPRVRNLLSEDVSPFKALGLAAVLCVASIAAVVAVIQFQRQGGLPEVGSLVERAQASVATAFPKAPEPDTTTAEATAQPASVDAMPIEPTAPRASSALSTSPPADVELPDAVAMQEVEPSGTAGIILAEATAPDQGDVELELEPLTKNDPRWIDSGVEPISIDAMDLSRVAALADEPMALTPAGAPVVIQEPDPAPKVEPMEVAAIEKAPTSMAVGFDTGLSNARVRTAVFLRSRPADGSKVIVTIPGGASIQAPASCKHWCQVSYQGRRGFIYKSFVLR, from the coding sequence ATGCGTTTCCCCGCTGAAAATGCGCGGCGACCGCGCACGGTGATTCAGTGGCAAGACGATGGGCCTGCACCGCGCGTCCGTAATCTCCTGTCGGAGGACGTTTCGCCGTTCAAGGCGCTAGGACTTGCCGCCGTTCTGTGTGTTGCGTCCATTGCCGCAGTCGTGGCGGTCATTCAGTTCCAGCGTCAGGGCGGCCTTCCGGAGGTCGGCTCACTCGTCGAGCGCGCCCAGGCCAGCGTCGCGACCGCATTCCCAAAAGCTCCGGAGCCCGACACCACGACGGCCGAGGCGACCGCACAGCCGGCAAGCGTCGACGCCATGCCTATCGAGCCGACGGCTCCTCGAGCATCCAGCGCTCTATCGACCTCGCCGCCTGCCGATGTTGAACTGCCCGATGCTGTCGCGATGCAGGAGGTCGAACCGAGCGGCACGGCCGGCATCATCCTCGCCGAGGCGACCGCGCCGGATCAAGGCGATGTTGAACTTGAACTGGAACCGCTGACCAAGAACGATCCCCGCTGGATCGACAGCGGAGTCGAGCCGATAAGCATCGACGCCATGGATCTTTCACGCGTGGCAGCGCTTGCAGACGAACCGATGGCTCTCACGCCGGCCGGTGCGCCTGTCGTCATTCAAGAGCCCGATCCGGCCCCGAAAGTCGAGCCGATGGAGGTCGCCGCGATCGAGAAGGCGCCGACGTCCATGGCCGTCGGCTTCGATACGGGTCTGTCGAATGCCAGGGTGAGGACCGCCGTCTTCCTGCGGTCGCGGCCTGCCGACGGCTCAAAGGTGATCGTCACGATACCCGGCGGCGCGTCGATCCAGGCGCCTGCCAGCTGCAAGCACTGGTGCCAGGTGAGCTACCAGGGCAGGCGCGGCTTCATCTACAAGAGCTTCGTCCTGCGGTAG
- a CDS encoding DUF3309 family protein yields the protein MTLGTILIIILILIVLGAIPAWPYSRGWGYGPSGIAGVILVVLLILLLMGRV from the coding sequence ATGACGCTTGGCACAATCCTGATTATCATTTTGATCCTTATCGTTCTTGGCGCCATTCCCGCCTGGCCATATTCGCGTGGCTGGGGCTACGGACCGTCCGGCATCGCCGGAGTCATCCTGGTCGTGCTTCTCATCCTACTGCTGATGGGCAGGGTCTGA
- a CDS encoding efflux RND transporter permease subunit has protein sequence MDIVKIAIKNARLTLSVLLFFLIAGTIAYRAVPKEAEPDVAIPIMYVSLIYQGISPEDAERLLLRPVEQQLKNLKGLKEMKSNAYQGGANVIVEFDPSVDLGDALIETRNKVQDAKRDLPVGVEEPTVNEVNISEFPVVFVTLSGDIPERALTAAAKVLQDRIEEVPGVLEAPIQGARDEMVEAVIDPMKLASYNMRMDQLIQGIGQSNNLVAAGSIEGSEGKYAIKVPALIETPEDVGNLPVVAGPNAVVRVRDLATVRATFEDRETIARLDGKPAIVLEVKKRIGANVVETIEGAKRVADQFVADSKATMPDLQVTYTQDKSTFVNQLLNDLQNHVLIAVILVFIVILYALSGRASMLIGLAIPASFLMGILALAMMGYTINMIVLFSLILAVGMLVDDAIIVTEYAERRMSEGMPKAQAFEEAAKRMAGPVIAATLTRIAAFSPLLFWPGIVGDFMKYLPITLIVTLAASMAYALIFAPSIGALIGKAPLHTEEERRDGLYMAIVKKAVHYPITALALTVALLTGGLYAYTQYGNGVEFFPQVEPDYGLLYVHARGNLSLEEMDLATRAAEKRLIGWPGIKNVYARVGKTRGGQDIPEDVVGVINYEFIDWRERKSAHEILNDLRVAMAGIPGVDVEVRVPDAGPPTGKPIQVQLAAVNPAGLNDYAKEVAAAVAKVPGVIDLSDGLPPPGVDWALVVDRSKAAQYGVSPTSVGTVVQLVTTGLKLTDYRPAGADDAVDIRLRLPEDRRTLAALDQLRIQTADGSVPISNFVTRKPEPTVGVLNRIDGKRTITIQANVASGFQVAAVQAEVSKVVAGMAKPGVEWKLAGSSEDSAEAAAFLTNAFGAAMFLIFIVLLAQFNKFTSVVLVLTCVVMAIVGALLGMLLTGQTFVIVMSGIGFIALAGVVVNNNIVLIDTYDRLREEGWNKYDAVLQTCRERARPVVLTAVSAILGVLPIAFGLGLEIFHQETTINAPSTQWWIALSSAIVFGLSFATVLTLIVTPSMLMVFTRDKRKPGERGRVQRFFDWILRRGGKTEHAATAKGGDKPLAEPEILYPKAAE, from the coding sequence ATGGATATCGTCAAGATCGCGATCAAGAACGCGCGCCTCACTTTGTCGGTGCTGCTGTTCTTCCTGATTGCCGGCACGATCGCGTATCGCGCGGTTCCCAAGGAAGCGGAGCCAGACGTCGCGATTCCGATCATGTACGTCTCCCTGATCTATCAGGGCATCTCGCCGGAGGACGCCGAGCGCCTGCTGCTCAGGCCAGTCGAGCAGCAGCTCAAGAACCTCAAGGGCCTGAAGGAGATGAAGTCGAACGCCTACCAGGGCGGCGCGAACGTCATCGTCGAGTTCGACCCCTCCGTGGACCTGGGCGACGCGCTGATCGAGACCCGCAACAAGGTCCAGGACGCCAAGCGCGACTTGCCGGTGGGCGTCGAGGAGCCGACGGTCAACGAGGTCAACATCTCGGAATTCCCCGTCGTCTTCGTCACCCTGTCTGGCGACATCCCGGAGCGTGCTCTGACCGCGGCGGCCAAGGTGCTACAGGATCGCATCGAGGAGGTCCCGGGCGTGCTCGAAGCGCCGATCCAGGGCGCGCGCGACGAGATGGTCGAGGCGGTCATCGACCCGATGAAACTCGCCTCCTACAACATGCGCATGGACCAGTTGATCCAGGGGATCGGCCAGTCCAACAACCTGGTGGCTGCCGGGTCTATCGAGGGGTCGGAGGGCAAGTATGCGATCAAGGTGCCGGCGCTCATCGAGACGCCGGAGGACGTCGGCAACCTGCCGGTGGTCGCCGGACCGAACGCCGTGGTGCGGGTTCGCGACCTCGCCACGGTGCGCGCGACTTTCGAGGATCGCGAAACCATCGCGCGGCTGGACGGCAAGCCGGCGATCGTGCTCGAGGTGAAGAAACGCATCGGCGCCAACGTGGTCGAGACCATCGAAGGCGCCAAGCGGGTGGCGGACCAGTTCGTAGCCGACAGCAAGGCCACCATGCCCGACCTGCAGGTGACCTATACCCAGGACAAGTCGACCTTCGTCAACCAGCTGCTCAACGACCTGCAGAACCATGTGCTGATCGCGGTCATCCTGGTCTTCATCGTCATCCTCTACGCGCTGTCCGGGCGCGCTTCGATGCTGATCGGCCTTGCCATTCCCGCTTCCTTCCTGATGGGCATCCTGGCGCTTGCGATGATGGGCTACACGATCAACATGATCGTGCTCTTCTCGCTGATCCTGGCGGTCGGCATGCTCGTGGACGACGCGATCATCGTCACCGAGTATGCGGAGCGGCGCATGTCGGAAGGCATGCCGAAGGCGCAGGCCTTCGAGGAAGCCGCCAAGCGCATGGCCGGGCCGGTCATCGCCGCGACGCTGACCCGCATCGCCGCCTTCTCGCCGCTGCTGTTCTGGCCGGGCATCGTCGGCGACTTCATGAAGTACCTGCCGATCACGCTGATCGTGACGCTGGCGGCGTCGATGGCCTATGCGCTGATCTTCGCGCCCTCGATCGGCGCGCTCATCGGCAAGGCGCCGCTGCACACCGAGGAGGAACGCCGCGACGGCCTCTACATGGCGATCGTCAAGAAGGCGGTGCACTATCCGATCACCGCGCTCGCGTTGACGGTGGCGCTGCTCACCGGCGGCCTCTACGCCTACACGCAGTACGGCAACGGGGTCGAGTTCTTCCCCCAGGTGGAGCCCGACTACGGCCTTCTCTACGTCCATGCCCGCGGCAACCTCTCCCTGGAGGAGATGGACCTCGCCACGCGCGCGGCCGAAAAGCGCCTCATCGGCTGGCCGGGCATCAAGAACGTCTATGCCCGCGTCGGCAAGACGCGCGGCGGGCAGGATATCCCCGAGGATGTGGTCGGCGTCATCAATTACGAATTCATCGACTGGCGCGAGCGCAAATCGGCGCATGAGATCCTTAACGACCTGCGCGTCGCCATGGCTGGCATCCCCGGCGTGGACGTCGAGGTGCGCGTGCCGGACGCCGGCCCGCCGACCGGCAAGCCGATCCAGGTGCAGCTCGCGGCGGTCAATCCAGCCGGGCTGAACGACTACGCGAAGGAAGTCGCGGCTGCGGTCGCCAAGGTGCCGGGCGTCATCGATCTCTCCGACGGTCTGCCGCCGCCCGGCGTCGACTGGGCGCTGGTGGTCGACCGCTCCAAGGCCGCGCAGTACGGCGTGTCACCCACCTCGGTCGGCACGGTGGTGCAACTCGTCACGACGGGACTCAAGCTCACCGACTATCGCCCCGCCGGCGCCGACGACGCCGTCGACATCCGCCTCCGCCTGCCGGAAGACCGCCGCACGCTGGCGGCGCTCGACCAGTTGCGCATCCAGACGGCCGACGGGTCGGTGCCGATCTCGAACTTCGTCACCCGCAAGCCGGAGCCGACCGTCGGCGTCCTCAACCGGATCGACGGCAAGCGAACGATCACGATCCAGGCGAACGTCGCCAGCGGCTTCCAGGTGGCGGCCGTGCAGGCCGAGGTGAGCAAGGTGGTCGCCGGGATGGCGAAACCGGGCGTAGAGTGGAAGCTCGCCGGTTCGAGCGAGGACAGCGCCGAGGCCGCGGCGTTCCTCACGAATGCCTTTGGCGCGGCGATGTTCCTGATCTTCATCGTGCTTCTGGCGCAATTCAACAAGTTCACCAGCGTCGTGCTCGTGCTCACCTGCGTGGTGATGGCCATCGTCGGCGCGCTGCTCGGCATGCTGCTCACCGGGCAGACCTTCGTCATCGTGATGTCCGGCATCGGCTTCATCGCGCTCGCCGGCGTCGTGGTGAACAACAACATCGTGTTGATCGACACCTACGACCGGCTTCGCGAGGAGGGCTGGAACAAGTACGACGCCGTCCTTCAGACATGCCGCGAGCGCGCGCGTCCGGTGGTGCTGACGGCGGTGTCGGCGATCCTCGGCGTGCTGCCGATCGCCTTCGGCCTCGGCCTGGAGATCTTCCACCAGGAGACCACGATCAACGCGCCGTCGACCCAGTGGTGGATCGCGCTGTCCTCGGCCATCGTGTTCGGCCTGTCCTTCGCGACCGTGCTGACGCTGATCGTGACGCCCTCGATGCTGATGGTTTTCACGCGCGACAAGCGCAAGCCGGGCGAGCGCGGCCGCGTGCAGCGCTTCTTCGACTGGATTTTACGCCGCGGCGGCAAGACGGAGCACGCGGCGACGGCCAAGGGCGGCGACAAACCGCTGGCCGAGCCCGAGATTCTCTATCCTAAGGCGGCAGAGTAA